Genomic window (Helianthus annuus cultivar XRQ/B chromosome 3, HanXRQr2.0-SUNRISE, whole genome shotgun sequence):
atatacCAGCATTTGGGCACGAGCCCCATCATCTTGGAAACCACGCATTGGAACTGCCGAAGACCTTGGATTTGTCAAATAGAGCACTGTATGGTTCATGAACCAAGACATATAATCGTCTATGACCGGATAAGAGGTGATTGTTTCTCCCTCGACAACCGAGTCATGACGATGGTACCAAGCATAAACATAAACATCATGTCGTATGGTCCAGTCCCAACCAGTTTTCCCAATCCAAGTCGTTTTATGCAGTCTGGCAAGCTCTTCAACGGTTAACGGTATACTGGGAGGTATATGTTGAACCATGCCAAACTGCCGCATAACCCGTTGCGGGTAATGATGCTCGACATTTTCCCAGTAAATCAGCGGGCATGTGCTCCTCCAACTAGAACTCCCACTAGTGCAAATTTCCGGGAGTCTACCGATAACATCATCGTACCGTGTCCAAATAAACTGCATTAAAAAATTGAATAGTTTAGAAACAACTACATAAAATTATGTGTATTTTCCTAAAACTGGCGTACCATCTCCTCGCGAACCGACTGCAGTTGAGATCGATAAGATCTAAGACAGTGCGTGGGGGCGTCAACATGATTAAGGTTTCCCTTCCAGCTACAAAAAATAATAAGTTCAaaaaattaatattatatatttaagTTTCTATAATTTATTCATAAACAATTTTATACTTAATCAGCTTACAACATACCGAGCAGCTAAAGGCGCGTCGTAGTTAAACCGGTGGTAGGGCTCCGGTGCAACACAACGGATCCTCTCCCAGGCCCAGACTTGCAGAATTGACATTGGTCCGCTAAGGCTTACGGCATCGGGTGCTGTAGCGTTACACAGGTTTCTGTAGAGACAGCTTAAAACAGCACTGCCCCAGCTAATATTAACACACGAACTTAAATCCTCTAAGTATTGTAATAAATGAAGATTAATCCAGTTGTTCGAATTATCTGGAAAAACTGTACAACCTATTAGATAAAATATTATTAAACGTGCACGTATAATGCACTGATCGTCCGTAGCCGCAACTTCAGAAAAAGTAGAATCTAACTCAGAGATAATACGGACAGAACTAATCCGTTTACCGTTGAGTTGATTATTCGCTGGAGTGAACCCAAGAAGGCGTTCACACTTCTCCGCAGCCTCAGAAAATGTAAGGGCGTTATCCGCCCCACATACCGGCACCCCCTCAATAGGCAGGCCCCACAAGACGTTAACGTCTTGTAATGTGACAGTTGTTTCCCCCACTGGAAGATGAAACGTGTGGGTTTCATGCCTCCACTGCTCAACCAACGCCGTTATTAAAGCGTGGTCTATATAACGGTACCCACTATCAAGCAACCCACCAAACCCTGCTTCACGTATATAACCTTCTACACGTGGTCCTATAGGCTTTTGCCTCACCAACTTCCAAAACGAACGATCAGAACGCTTGATGTTTATGGATGATCGGAATTTTTCTGGGTTATTATAAACCTCTAACGCACGGTGTTTCTTATGTAAAAACAAAACCTCGTTACTGAGAGGACCAGGATTCAACTTCAACTGATAACTCATTTTTAACTTTGAGATCTTCTTGTGCGTGCTTAAACTAGGGTGAGGTTTTGTTCTTGATGGTTTGTGTGAAAGTTTCTTGGCTACGGTTTTTAAGTTTGTATCAATAAACCCCATTGTATGTACATATACGTAGCAACAAAGGTATCTTGATTCCATTGATGATCTGATAAACCACCAGATTCTGCAACCTACTATTCTGAATTTTAGGGGTGATTAGATGGCTCTATACCAAATATTATTTCCCTATGGTTAAAAGAATGCTGCAACACTCAATTCAAATTGAAGAGACTACTCTCTGCAAAAATACTATTTCACTATTTGAAACTTTGTCATTCACACACACCTCTATATTTTAAGTTACCAATGCCATGTGGGTGATGGAAGGCAGACAAAAATCTGAAAAGCATTCACTGTGAACCTGTTACACCTTCAAAAAATAATCAGCAAAGCTTTATAACTATGCTTATAAAATTAGCG
Coding sequences:
- the LOC110932177 gene encoding serine/threonine-protein phosphatase 7 long form homolog, giving the protein MGFIDTNLKTVAKKLSHKPSRTKPHPSLSTHKKISKLKMSYQLKLNPGPLSNEVLFLHKKHRALEVYNNPEKFRSSINIKRSDRSFWKLVRQKPIGPRVEGYIREAGFGGLLDSGYRYIDHALITALVEQWRHETHTFHLPVGETTVTLQDVNVLWGLPIEGVPVCGADNALTFSEAAEKCERLLGFTPANNQLNGCTVFPDNSNNWINLHLLQYLEDLSSCVNISWGSAVLSCLYRNLCNATAPDAVSLSGPMSILQVWAWERIRCVAPEPYHRFNYDAPLAARWKGNLNHVDAPTHCLRSYRSQLQSVREEMFIWTRYDDVIGRLPEICTSGSSSWRSTCPLIYWENVEHHYPQRVMRQFGMVQHIPPSIPLTVEELARLHKTTWIGKTGWDWTIRHDVYVYAWYHRHDSVVEGETITSYPVIDDYMSWFMNHTVLYLTNPRSSAVPMRGFQDDGARAQMLTDAMGVIQRCDDLELAQAAAYRATEMSRQEGYSQYPSHKSSSAEVTQAMAMSTRRFKC